A single region of the Nitrospira sp. SG-bin1 genome encodes:
- the metH gene encoding methionine synthase (one of two methionine synthases in Escherichia coli; MetH catalyzes a methyl transfer reaction from methyltetrahydrofolate to homocysteine to create methionine; requires zinc for activity) — protein MASADTNSSIEQLLHERLLILDGAMGTMIQQRKLDESAFRGERFKDWTKDLKGHNDLLNVTQPGIIEEIHRQYLEAGADIIETNTFNSQAISLADYHMETLGYELSKAGAECAMRAVAAVRQSQPGRRCFVAGAIGPTTKTSSISTDVNNPAARGTTYDELVIAYGEQVRGLLDGGVDLLLVETIFDTLNAKAAFFAIQQAFASGARRVPIMASVTFIQAGSNRGVTGQTVEAFWNSISHVPLLSVGMNCALGPKEMRPLIEELSHIAPVYISAHPNAGLPNPLLPTGFPETPETLAPQLREWAENGWLNIVGGCCGTTPAHIKHIAEAVRDVKPHVRAKVEPYTRLSGLEAVTIRPDSNFVNIGERTNVTGSPAFAKLILAGDYEAALLVARQQVEGGAQIVDVNMDEGLLDSKTAMERFLRLVASEPDICKVPIMVDSSKWEVLETGLKNIQGKAVVNSISLKEGEQKFIDQASLIRRYGAAVVVMAFDEKGQADTLERKKEICARSYKILTAQIGFPPQDIIFDPNVLTVATGIEEHNNYAVNFIEATHWIKKNLPGVKVSGGISNISFSFRGNNVVREAMHAAFLYHAIQAGLDMGIVNAGQLAVYEEIPKDLLGLVEDVLLNRRPDATERLVNFAETVKAKGKAVARDDEWRKGTVEERLSHALVKGITDYIDQDTEEARQKYAKPLEVIEGPLMAGMNIVGDLFGSGKMFLPQVVKSARVMKKAVAYLMPFMEEEKKRSGNFQSQGKILLATVKGDVHDIGKNIVGVVLGCNNYEVVDLGVMVPCEKILAAARESKANIIGLSGLITPSLDEMVHVAKEMMREGFDVPLLIGGATTSKAHTAIKIAPSYEPGVVHVLDASRAVGVVGSLVSQTQKQGFVKQVRDDYERMRQSHQDRGAKPLLSITQARANRLVSDWSKVDIPTPSALGVRTIEDQSLVELVPYVDWSPFFHTWELRGRYPTIFDDPIVGSKAKELYDDARRLLDEIVQKRLLKANGVYGFSPAASLGDDIELYADTSRKTVLTTIHHLRQQSEKPAGQPNLSLADYVAPKDSRREDYIGAFAVTAGIGVDELCKRFDKDHDDYNSIMAKALADRLAEAFAEFLHKKVRQEWGYGKNEQLSNDDLIRERYRGIRPAPGYPACPDHTEKRLLFDLLAVEKNTGITLTESFAMLPAASVSGFYFAHPDAKYFAVGKIGKDQVEDYARRKGMDLRTVERWLSPNLNYELQ, from the coding sequence ATGGCGAGTGCCGACACGAATAGCAGTATTGAGCAGCTTCTTCATGAGCGCCTTCTCATCCTCGACGGCGCTATGGGGACGATGATTCAGCAGCGCAAGCTGGACGAGAGCGCCTTTCGAGGAGAGCGGTTCAAGGATTGGACGAAGGATCTCAAAGGTCATAATGATCTGTTGAATGTCACGCAGCCGGGAATCATTGAAGAGATTCATCGCCAATATCTGGAAGCGGGCGCGGACATCATTGAGACGAACACGTTCAACTCACAGGCGATCTCACTGGCTGATTACCACATGGAGACGCTGGGTTATGAATTATCGAAGGCCGGGGCGGAATGTGCCATGCGGGCCGTGGCGGCGGTCCGGCAGTCGCAGCCGGGGCGGCGGTGTTTCGTCGCCGGGGCAATCGGTCCGACGACCAAGACCTCATCGATATCCACTGATGTCAACAATCCGGCCGCGCGCGGGACGACCTATGACGAGCTGGTGATTGCCTATGGCGAGCAAGTGCGAGGCCTGCTCGACGGCGGCGTCGATCTTCTACTCGTGGAAACCATCTTCGACACCTTGAATGCGAAGGCCGCGTTCTTCGCGATTCAGCAGGCGTTCGCGTCCGGGGCGCGTCGGGTTCCCATTATGGCGTCGGTCACCTTCATTCAGGCAGGCAGCAATCGTGGGGTGACCGGACAGACGGTTGAAGCCTTCTGGAATTCCATCTCTCATGTGCCATTGTTGAGCGTGGGGATGAACTGTGCGCTCGGCCCGAAAGAAATGCGTCCGTTGATCGAAGAATTGTCACACATCGCGCCGGTCTACATCAGTGCTCATCCCAATGCCGGCTTACCGAATCCATTGTTGCCGACTGGATTTCCCGAAACGCCGGAGACGTTGGCGCCTCAACTCCGTGAATGGGCGGAAAACGGATGGCTGAATATCGTCGGAGGTTGCTGTGGGACGACGCCGGCCCATATCAAGCACATTGCCGAAGCCGTGCGGGATGTGAAGCCACATGTTCGTGCAAAGGTCGAGCCCTACACCAGATTGAGCGGTCTTGAAGCCGTTACCATTCGACCCGACTCGAACTTCGTCAATATCGGCGAACGAACGAACGTGACCGGTTCACCGGCCTTCGCCAAACTGATTTTGGCGGGAGATTACGAAGCAGCTCTGTTGGTGGCGCGTCAACAAGTGGAGGGCGGCGCCCAGATTGTTGATGTCAACATGGACGAGGGCCTGCTCGACTCCAAGACGGCCATGGAGAGGTTCCTTCGTCTGGTCGCTTCGGAACCGGATATCTGTAAAGTGCCTATTATGGTCGACAGCTCCAAGTGGGAGGTGTTGGAGACCGGCCTGAAGAATATCCAAGGCAAGGCTGTCGTCAACAGTATCAGCTTGAAAGAAGGCGAACAGAAATTCATCGACCAGGCCTCGCTCATTCGTCGATACGGTGCGGCGGTGGTGGTCATGGCTTTCGACGAGAAAGGGCAGGCCGACACGCTGGAACGGAAGAAGGAGATCTGCGCACGTTCCTATAAAATTCTGACGGCGCAGATCGGGTTTCCTCCGCAAGACATCATCTTCGATCCGAACGTTCTGACGGTGGCGACCGGGATTGAAGAGCACAACAACTACGCGGTCAACTTCATCGAGGCGACGCACTGGATCAAGAAAAATCTACCTGGTGTGAAGGTCAGCGGTGGGATCAGCAACATCTCCTTTTCGTTTCGCGGCAACAACGTCGTTCGAGAGGCGATGCATGCGGCGTTTCTCTATCACGCCATCCAGGCCGGCTTAGATATGGGCATCGTCAATGCGGGGCAATTGGCGGTGTACGAAGAGATTCCCAAGGACTTGCTCGGACTCGTAGAAGATGTGTTGCTCAATCGGAGGCCCGATGCGACCGAGCGATTGGTGAATTTCGCTGAAACGGTCAAGGCGAAAGGAAAGGCGGTTGCCAGGGACGATGAGTGGCGTAAGGGCACGGTTGAGGAGCGGCTCTCCCATGCGCTCGTCAAGGGTATTACCGACTATATCGACCAGGATACCGAGGAGGCACGGCAGAAATACGCCAAGCCATTGGAGGTGATCGAAGGACCGCTGATGGCGGGGATGAACATTGTCGGGGACCTTTTCGGATCCGGCAAGATGTTCTTGCCGCAGGTGGTCAAAAGCGCTCGCGTGATGAAGAAGGCCGTGGCCTACCTCATGCCCTTCATGGAAGAAGAGAAGAAGCGGTCCGGCAATTTCCAATCACAGGGAAAGATCTTGCTGGCGACGGTCAAGGGCGACGTGCACGACATCGGAAAAAATATCGTCGGTGTCGTGCTCGGTTGCAACAACTATGAAGTCGTCGATCTCGGCGTCATGGTGCCCTGCGAAAAGATCCTTGCCGCGGCCCGAGAGAGCAAAGCCAACATCATCGGCCTAAGCGGACTCATCACACCTTCACTCGACGAGATGGTCCATGTGGCGAAGGAAATGATGCGCGAGGGGTTCGATGTCCCCCTTCTGATCGGCGGTGCGACCACCAGCAAGGCCCATACGGCGATCAAAATCGCGCCCTCCTATGAGCCGGGTGTGGTCCACGTGCTTGATGCCTCGCGTGCGGTCGGTGTTGTGGGAAGCCTGGTCAGTCAAACGCAGAAACAGGGCTTTGTCAAGCAAGTGAGAGACGACTATGAGCGGATGAGGCAGTCCCACCAGGACCGCGGCGCCAAACCGCTGCTCTCGATCACGCAAGCGCGAGCCAATCGGCTCGTGTCCGACTGGAGCAAGGTCGATATTCCGACACCATCTGCACTGGGGGTTCGAACGATCGAGGATCAATCGTTGGTCGAGCTGGTTCCCTACGTTGATTGGTCGCCTTTTTTCCATACCTGGGAATTACGGGGGCGCTATCCGACCATCTTTGATGATCCCATTGTGGGATCCAAGGCCAAGGAACTCTATGACGACGCCCGACGTCTCTTGGATGAGATCGTCCAGAAACGATTACTCAAGGCCAATGGGGTCTATGGATTTTCCCCTGCGGCAAGCCTCGGAGACGATATCGAACTCTATGCAGATACATCTCGGAAGACCGTACTTACGACGATCCATCATCTTCGGCAGCAATCGGAGAAGCCGGCCGGACAGCCGAATCTCTCCTTGGCCGATTATGTCGCTCCGAAAGATTCACGTCGGGAGGATTACATCGGCGCCTTCGCCGTCACGGCCGGTATCGGGGTGGACGAGCTCTGCAAGCGGTTTGATAAAGATCATGATGACTATAATTCCATCATGGCCAAAGCGCTCGCCGACCGGCTGGCCGAAGCCTTCGCGGAGTTTCTCCATAAGAAAGTCAGGCAGGAGTGGGGGTACGGCAAGAACGAACAACTCTCGAATGACGATCTGATCCGTGAGCGATACCGCGGCATCCGTCCAGCGCCGGGCTATCCCGCCTGTCCGGACCATACGGAGAAACGGCTGCTGTTTGATCTCTTGGCAGTGGAGAAGAATACCGGCATTACATTGACCGAAAGCTTTGCCATGTTGCCGGCTGCGTCGGTGAGCGGATTCTATTTCGCCCACCCGGACGCCAAGTATTTTGCCGTCGGAAAAATCGGCAAAGACCAAGTGGAAGACTACGCTCGCCGCAAGGGGATGGATCTTCGTACGGTCGAGCGGTGGCTCTCGCCGAATCTCAACTACGAACTTCAATGA
- a CDS encoding ribonuclease PH, which translates to MVRFDGRRRDQVRPVKVTRNFIKHAEGAVLIEMGDTKVICTASVEEKVPPFLKGKGTGWVTAEYAMLPRATHERSPREAVKGKQGGRTLEIQRLVGRALRSVTDMSQLGERTIWIDCDVIQADGGTRTASITGAFIALADACAVLKKKDLLKKIPLIDYLAAISVGKVGGEVMVDLAYTEDSMAEVDMNVVMTGRGRYVEVQGTAERTPFAKQDMDEFLNLGWQAIQRLTALQKELIGALD; encoded by the coding sequence TTGGTTCGTTTCGATGGGCGTCGCAGAGATCAGGTCCGCCCCGTGAAAGTGACACGCAACTTCATCAAACATGCGGAAGGGGCGGTGCTGATTGAAATGGGAGATACGAAGGTCATTTGTACGGCCTCGGTTGAGGAAAAGGTGCCGCCCTTCCTGAAGGGAAAGGGGACCGGATGGGTCACGGCGGAATATGCGATGTTACCGCGGGCAACCCATGAGCGGTCGCCTCGGGAAGCGGTGAAGGGAAAGCAAGGCGGACGAACCCTGGAGATCCAACGACTTGTCGGACGTGCTCTCCGGTCCGTGACCGATATGTCTCAATTGGGAGAACGGACCATTTGGATCGATTGTGATGTGATTCAAGCGGATGGAGGCACCCGAACCGCATCGATCACCGGTGCCTTTATCGCATTGGCCGACGCCTGCGCCGTACTGAAAAAAAAGGATCTTTTGAAAAAGATTCCCCTGATAGACTATTTGGCGGCCATCAGCGTGGGAAAGGTCGGCGGAGAAGTGATGGTGGATCTCGCCTACACCGAGGATTCGATGGCGGAAGTGGATATGAATGTAGTGATGACCGGTCGGGGCCGGTATGTCGAGGTCCAGGGGACGGCGGAGCGGACACCGTTTGCGAAGCAAGATATGGACGAGTTTCTGAACCTCGGCTGGCAGGCGATCCAGCGACTGACCGCCCTTCAGAAAGAGCTGATCGGTGCACTCGATTGA
- a CDS encoding non-canonical purine NTP pyrophosphatase, translating to MNEILLATRNSDKVRELTALLGDLKIRIRTLAEFPTAPEIEEDGMTCEANALKKAREIAFATGLPAVADDTGLEVDALGGRPGVFAARYAGEGATYEDNCRKLLKELDGVPSGKRTARFITVAALAMPEGQCRISTGTLTGAIAETCAGSRGFGYDPVFFVPELGRTLAELTTEEKNRISHRAKAFRSMADILRPLTTRKC from the coding sequence ATTAACGAAATCCTCCTGGCGACTCGAAATTCGGATAAAGTCAGGGAGCTCACCGCTCTTCTCGGAGATCTGAAGATCCGCATTCGTACTCTGGCCGAATTCCCCACCGCCCCGGAAATCGAGGAAGACGGCATGACTTGTGAAGCCAACGCGCTCAAAAAGGCACGGGAAATCGCCTTTGCGACAGGCCTTCCGGCTGTCGCGGATGACACGGGGCTTGAAGTCGATGCGTTGGGCGGAAGGCCTGGTGTCTTCGCGGCCCGATACGCGGGAGAAGGTGCGACGTACGAAGACAACTGCAGAAAGTTGCTCAAGGAGTTGGACGGTGTGCCGTCAGGCAAGCGAACCGCCCGCTTTATAACAGTCGCCGCCTTGGCGATGCCCGAAGGACAGTGCCGAATCTCTACAGGAACTCTCACTGGTGCCATTGCTGAGACATGTGCAGGATCGAGAGGATTCGGTTACGATCCCGTGTTTTTCGTTCCGGAGCTCGGTCGTACGTTGGCGGAGTTGACGACGGAAGAAAAGAACCGTATCAGTCATCGAGCCAAGGCATTTCGATCCATGGCCGACATTCTTCGACCATTGACCACTAGGAAGTGCTGA